TTCAGGACGCACCGCGCTCAGATCGACGACGACACCCATATCGTGGTGGTAGCGCGGCCCGCGGCGGCCAATGCCGGTTATGACCAGTGCGTTCGCGAGATGCGGCGGCTCCTCGGCGAAGTTGAGGTGATGCATGGGTAGGATATTGGTCGCGATCATTCGCTTGTACCAACTCCTGTTGTCCCCACTGCTGGGCCAGAATTGCCGGTTTTACCCGACCTGTTCCCACTACGCCATCGAGGCGATCCGGAAGTACGGAGCGATT
This genomic interval from Candidatus Hydrogenedentota bacterium contains the following:
- the yidD gene encoding membrane protein insertion efficiency factor YidD, with the protein product MGRILVAIIRLYQLLLSPLLGQNCRFYPTCSHYAIEAIRKYGAIRGVWYGVRRIARCHPFNAGGYDPVP